One stretch of Miscanthus floridulus cultivar M001 chromosome 18, ASM1932011v1, whole genome shotgun sequence DNA includes these proteins:
- the LOC136521222 gene encoding uncharacterized protein isoform X1, whose translation MASMAQVEERNVLDSAGLPIDKRLLPDAVQSPLVDDAMQPKEGADGYPVKARKPYTITKQREKWTEEEHGKFLEALKLYGRSWRQIQEHIGTKTAVQIRSHAQKFFSKVVREPGACNAIEIPPPRPKRKPLHPYPRKCADSTMANPPMGEPKNAPISLSSGSDQENGSPVSVLSAMQSDAFGSSVSNPSTGCTSPASSDDGNNVAEVVNGEENLVTQQIEGDRSPQELKQDNSDGELSEEDSSRVQETSLKLFGRTVIIPDPKKVCSSDGGAGVGDGEKDTHSSTQEMLQASSVGGVAAYPSHNGWILPFHSFPVHMYESGDARISPLHIWWPYYGFSVGHPRGFGTGLHNEGASECDTSKSPSVESSSDCMGNVQTTTPTNCKVVKESLGPLQTPESGPSVELKPSANSAFVRVKPSSSSRDQPPLRGFVPYKRCKSNNPTQRDICLQLI comes from the exons ATGGCGTCAATGGCGCAGGTCGAG GAAAGAAATGTGTTGGATTCAGCTGGTCTGCCAATTGACAAAAGGCTGCTGCCGGATGCTGTCCAATCTCCCCTGGTGGATGATGCGATGCAACCCAAGGAGGGGGCGGATGGGTATCCTGTCAAG GCTCGGAAGCCTTACACGATCACGAAACAGCGAGAGAAGTGGACAGAGGAAGAGCATGGGAAGTTCCTGGAGGCTCTGAAGCTTTATGGTCGGTCGTGGCGCCAGATACAAG AACACATTGGCACAAAGACTGCTGTCCAGATTCGGAGCCACGCTCAGAAGTTTTTCTCCAAG GTGGTGCGTGAACCTGGGGCATGTAATGCAATTGAGATCCCACCCCCTAGGCCAAAGAGAAAACCACTGCACCCATACCCTCGCAAGTGTGCTGACTCCACCATGGCAAATCCTCCAATGGGCGAACCGAAGAATGCTCCTATTTCAttatcatctggttctgaccaaGAGAATGGTTCACCTGTGTCGGTGTTGTCTGCGATGCAGTCGGATGCTTTTGGATCATCAGTATCAAACCCGTCAACGGGGTGTACGTCCCCTGCGTCATCAGATGATGGGAATAATGTCGCTGAGGTAGTGAATGGGGAGGAAAATTTAGTCACTCAGCAAATAGAAGGTGATCGATCCCCTCAG GAATTAAAGCAGGACAACAGTGACGGTGAGTTGTCTGAAGAAGATTCATCACGAGTCCAAGAAACCAGTTTGAAGCTTTTTGGGAGGACAGTTATCATCCCAGACCCAAAGAAAGTTTGTTCCTCGGATGGGGGAGCTGGAGTTGGAGATGGTGAGAAAGACACTCATTCTTctacacaagaaatgttgcaagcATCCTCGGTTGGAGGCGTGGCAGCATACCCTTCCCATAATGGATGGATTCTCCCATTCCATTCTTTCCCTGTTCATATGTATGAGTCGGGGGATGCTAGGATTTCCCCTCTTCATATATGGTGGCCTTACTATGGTTTTTCGGTCGGCCATCCAAGAGGTTTTGGCACAGGGCTGCATAACGAAGGTGCCAGTGAGTGTGATACCAGCAAAAGCCCATCGGTTGAATCTAGTTCAGATTGCATGGGCAATGTTCAGACGACAACCCCTACCAACTGCAAAGTTGTGAAGGAGTCACTTGGGCCACTTCAGACACCAGAGTCAGGTCCGAGTGTTGAGTTGAAACCGAGCGCAAACTCGGCCTTCGTAAGAGTGaagccgagcagcagcagcagagaccAACCACCGCTAAGGGGATTCGTGCCATACAAAAGATGTAAGTCGAATAACCCAACCCAACGAGATATTTGTCTGCAGCTAATTTGA
- the LOC136521222 gene encoding uncharacterized protein isoform X2: protein MCWIQLVCQLTKGCCRMLSNLPWWMMRCNPRRGRMGILSRYPFLVPLLTSARKPYTITKQREKWTEEEHGKFLEALKLYGRSWRQIQEHIGTKTAVQIRSHAQKFFSKVVREPGACNAIEIPPPRPKRKPLHPYPRKCADSTMANPPMGEPKNAPISLSSGSDQENGSPVSVLSAMQSDAFGSSVSNPSTGCTSPASSDDGNNVAEVVNGEENLVTQQIEGDRSPQELKQDNSDGELSEEDSSRVQETSLKLFGRTVIIPDPKKVCSSDGGAGVGDGEKDTHSSTQEMLQASSVGGVAAYPSHNGWILPFHSFPVHMYESGDARISPLHIWWPYYGFSVGHPRGFGTGLHNEGASECDTSKSPSVESSSDCMGNVQTTTPTNCKVVKESLGPLQTPESGPSVELKPSANSAFVRVKPSSSSRDQPPLRGFVPYKRCKSNNPTQRDICLQLI, encoded by the exons ATGTGTTGGATTCAGCTGGTCTGCCAATTGACAAAAGGCTGCTGCCGGATGCTGTCCAATCTCCCCTGGTGGATGATGCGATGCAACCCAAGGAGGGGGCGGATGGGTATCCTGTCAAGGTACCCATTTCTTGTCCCACTTTTGACATCA GCTCGGAAGCCTTACACGATCACGAAACAGCGAGAGAAGTGGACAGAGGAAGAGCATGGGAAGTTCCTGGAGGCTCTGAAGCTTTATGGTCGGTCGTGGCGCCAGATACAAG AACACATTGGCACAAAGACTGCTGTCCAGATTCGGAGCCACGCTCAGAAGTTTTTCTCCAAG GTGGTGCGTGAACCTGGGGCATGTAATGCAATTGAGATCCCACCCCCTAGGCCAAAGAGAAAACCACTGCACCCATACCCTCGCAAGTGTGCTGACTCCACCATGGCAAATCCTCCAATGGGCGAACCGAAGAATGCTCCTATTTCAttatcatctggttctgaccaaGAGAATGGTTCACCTGTGTCGGTGTTGTCTGCGATGCAGTCGGATGCTTTTGGATCATCAGTATCAAACCCGTCAACGGGGTGTACGTCCCCTGCGTCATCAGATGATGGGAATAATGTCGCTGAGGTAGTGAATGGGGAGGAAAATTTAGTCACTCAGCAAATAGAAGGTGATCGATCCCCTCAG GAATTAAAGCAGGACAACAGTGACGGTGAGTTGTCTGAAGAAGATTCATCACGAGTCCAAGAAACCAGTTTGAAGCTTTTTGGGAGGACAGTTATCATCCCAGACCCAAAGAAAGTTTGTTCCTCGGATGGGGGAGCTGGAGTTGGAGATGGTGAGAAAGACACTCATTCTTctacacaagaaatgttgcaagcATCCTCGGTTGGAGGCGTGGCAGCATACCCTTCCCATAATGGATGGATTCTCCCATTCCATTCTTTCCCTGTTCATATGTATGAGTCGGGGGATGCTAGGATTTCCCCTCTTCATATATGGTGGCCTTACTATGGTTTTTCGGTCGGCCATCCAAGAGGTTTTGGCACAGGGCTGCATAACGAAGGTGCCAGTGAGTGTGATACCAGCAAAAGCCCATCGGTTGAATCTAGTTCAGATTGCATGGGCAATGTTCAGACGACAACCCCTACCAACTGCAAAGTTGTGAAGGAGTCACTTGGGCCACTTCAGACACCAGAGTCAGGTCCGAGTGTTGAGTTGAAACCGAGCGCAAACTCGGCCTTCGTAAGAGTGaagccgagcagcagcagcagagaccAACCACCGCTAAGGGGATTCGTGCCATACAAAAGATGTAAGTCGAATAACCCAACCCAACGAGATATTTGTCTGCAGCTAATTTGA